The Streptomyces sp. NBC_00483 genome contains the following window.
CCGTGCCCGCCGAGTGACCGGCAACTGCACGCAGCACCAGCGTGACGTCGCCACGGCCGTGAAGAACAGCCGTGAGATGGCGCTGCTGCCCTACACGTCCACCGCGCGATAAGGAAAGGGTGACCGAAACATGAAGATCATCCTGACCCACGAGGTCTCTGGCCTCGGCACCGCCGGCGAGGTCGTCGACGTCAAGGACGGGTACGCCCGTAACTACCTGATCCCGCGGAAGTTCGCTATCCGCTGGACCAAGGGTGGCGAGCAGGACGTGGCGCAGATCCGCCGCGCCCGCAAGATCCACGAGATCGCCACCATCGAGCAGGCCAACGAGATCAAGGCCAAGCTCGAGGGCACCTCGGTCCGTCTGGCCGTCCGCTCCGGCGACGCCGGTCGTCTCTTCGGTTCCGTCACCCCGGCCGACGTCGCCTCGGCGATCGAGGCTGCCGGTGGCCCGAAGGTCGACAAGCGCCGTGTCGAGCTGGGCTCGCCGATCAAGTCGCTCGGTGGCCACGAGGCCTCCGTGCGTCTGCACCCCGAGGTTGCCGCCAAGGTCAACATCGAGGTCGTCTCTGCCTGAGCACTGCCCTGAGCAGCGCTGAAGCACATGTGGGGCCGCACCCTTCGGGGTGCGGCCCCACATGCTTGCTGTCTGCTGCTTGCCGGCTGCGTTTCACGTGAAACCGTGGAACGGTCTGACGGACTGCTTTGGTGTACGACCGGCTTCGCTGAACGCCGTTTCGCTGTTCACGGTTTCACGTGAAACAGCCCGCTTCGAGTCAGCGCGTCGCGCCCGTCACGGCCCAGCGTCCTGAGCGGTAGCGGATCCAGAGCGTGATCATGCGCACCGTCATCATCAGCGCCATCGCGCCCCATACCGCGGTGAGACCACCGCCGAGGACGGGGACCAGTAGCGCCACTGGCGTGAAGATGGCGAAGGTGACCAGCATGGCCCAGGCCAGATACGGACCGTCGCCCGCGCCCATGAGGACACCGTCCAGGACATAGACGATCCCGCAAATGGGCTGGGAAAGGGCCACGACGATGAGGGCGGGCAGCGCGACGTCCTGCACGAGCTGATCGCTCGTGAACAGCGGGACGAACAGAGGTCTGGCGGCGACGATCAGTACGCCAAGGACGACTCCCGCGGCGATCCCCCACTCCACCATCCGGCGGCAGACGGCCCGTGCGCCCGGAGCGTCGTCCGCTCCGAGGTAGCGGCCGATGATCGCCTGGC
Protein-coding sequences here:
- the rplI gene encoding 50S ribosomal protein L9; the protein is MKIILTHEVSGLGTAGEVVDVKDGYARNYLIPRKFAIRWTKGGEQDVAQIRRARKIHEIATIEQANEIKAKLEGTSVRLAVRSGDAGRLFGSVTPADVASAIEAAGGPKVDKRRVELGSPIKSLGGHEASVRLHPEVAAKVNIEVVSA